In a single window of the Clarias gariepinus isolate MV-2021 ecotype Netherlands chromosome 16, CGAR_prim_01v2, whole genome shotgun sequence genome:
- the zgc:86896 gene encoding actin-related protein 2/3 complex subunit 1A-A, with the protein MSLYSFGLEPLSCHAWNKDRTQIAVSPNSSVVYIYQKKGKEWSKIHELKEHSGRITGIDWAPESNRIVTCASDRNAYVWTLKDAVWKPTLVLVRINRAATCVKWSPLENKFALGSGAKLISVCYFEKENDWWLSKHIKKGICSTVLSLDWHPNNILLAAGSADLHCRVFSTYIKEIEDKPGPTPWGAKMPFGEMLLENKDCGGWVHSVAFSPSGDTLAWVSHNSSISVADATQGKEITQLTTEHLPLLSVLYVNETEIVAAGHDCCPYQFSYKGSGKLDFVRKLGIAKQTSKNSMSAMQHFRNLDKKATADEEDNELNSLHQNSITQLCVVEGDKAKVEKFSSVSLDGSMVLWEFKP; encoded by the exons ATGTCTCTGTACAGCTTCGGGTTAGAGCCTCTGTCCTGTCACGCCTGGAACAAAGACCGAACTC AGATCGCCGTCAGCCCCAACAGCAGTGTGGTGTACATTTACCAGAAGAAGGGGAAGGAGTGGAGCAAAATCCATGAGCTGAAGGAGCACAGCGGGCGAATCACAG GAATCGATTGGGCCCCGGAGTCGAACCGTATCGTGACATGCGCCTCAGACAGAAACGCCTACGTCTGGACGCTGAAGGATGCCGTCTGGAAGCCGACTCTCGTCCTCGTACGCATCAACAGAGCCGCCACGTGTGTCAAGTGGTCACCTCTGGAGAACAAGTTCGCTCTTGGAAGCGGAGCCAAACTCATCTCGGTGTGTTACTTCGAGAAAGAGAACGACTG GTGGCTCAGTAAGCACATAAAGAAAGGGATCTGCTCGACCGTGCTCAGTCTGGACTGGCATCCCAACAACATCCTGCTGGCAGCCGGATCAGCCGATCTCCACTGCAG GGTTTTCTCCACGTACATCAAGGAAATCGAGGACAAGCCCGGCCCGACACCATGGGGAGCCAAGATGCCGTTTGGCGAAATGCTTCTGGAGAATAAAGACTGTGGTGGTTGGGTGCACAGCGTCGCCTTCTCACCGTCCGGAGACACGCTGGCCTGGGTCAGCCACAACAGCTCCATCAGCGTCGCAGACGCCACACAGGGCAAAGA GATTACGCAGCTGACTACAGAACATCTGCCGCTGCTCAGTGTGCTGTACGTCAACGAGACGGAGATTGTGGCTGCG GGCCACGACTGCTGTCCCTACCAGTTCTCCTACAAGGGGAGCGGCAAGCTGGATTTCGTGCGAAAGCTGGGCATCGCCAAGCAGACGTCCAAAAACAGCATGTCGGCCATGCAGCACTTCCGCAACCTGGACAAAAAGGCCACGGCCGACGAGGAGGACAACGAGCTGAACAGTCTACACCAGAACAGCATCAC CCAGCTGTGTGTGGTGGAGGGAGACAAGGCCAAAGTGGAAAAGTTCAGTAGTGTCAGTCTGGATGGATCCATGGTGCTCTGGGAATTCAAG CCTTAA
- the prkar1aa gene encoding protein kinase, cAMP-dependent, regulatory, type I, alpha (tissue specific extinguisher 1) a, producing the protein MASGSSSSEEERSLRECELYVQKHNIQQLLKDCIVQLCTSRPERPMAFLRDYFERLEKEEVKQTLSQQKSGSRSDSREDEISPLMNPVVKGRRRRGAISAEVYTEEDAASYVRKVIPKDYKTMAALAKAIEKNVLFSHLDDNERSDIFDAMFPVNYIAGETVIQQGDEGDNFYVIDQGEMDVYVNNTWVTSIGEGGSFGELALIYGTPRAATVRAKTNVKLWGIDRDSYRRILMGSTLRKRKMYEEFLSKVSILESLDKWERLTVADALETVQFEDGQKIVVQGQPGDEFFIILEGSAAVLQRRSENEEFVEVGRLGSSDYFGEIALLMNRPRAATVVARSPLKCVKLDRPRFERVLGPCSDILKRNIQQYNSFVSLSV; encoded by the exons ATGGCATCCGGCAGCTCGAGCAGTGAGGAGGAGAGGAGCCTGCGGGAGTGCGAGCTCTACGTGCAGAAGCACAACATCCAGCAGCTGCTGAAGGACTGCATCGTGCAGCTGTGCACGTCCAGGCCCGAGCGACCCATGGCCTTTCTCCGGGACTACTTCGAGAGGCTCGAGAAG GAGGAGGTCAAGCAGACGCTCAGCCAGCAGAAGTCCGGCTCTCGCTCCGATTCTCGGGAGGACGAGATTTCTCCTCTCATGAACCCGGTGGTGAAAGGTCGGCGTCGCCGCGGCGCCATCAGCGCGGAGGTTTACACCGAGGAGGACGCCGCGTCCTACGTCAGAAAA GTTATTCCAAAAGACTACAAAACCATGGCTGCTCTGGCTAAAGCGATCGAGAAGAACGTGCTCTTTTCCCACCTCGATGACAACGAAAGGAg tGATATATTTGATGCCATGTTTCCTGTGAATTACATCGCTGGAGAGACTGTCATTCAGCAAG GTGACGAAGGCGATAACTTCTACGTCATCGATCAAGGCGAAATGGAT GTGTACGTGAACAACACTTGGGTGACAAGTATTGGAGAAGGCGGAAGTTTTGGCGAGTTGGCGCTGATTTACGGCACCCCTAGAGCAGCGACCGTCCGAGCCAAAACCAACGTCAAACTCTGGGGCATCGACAGAGACAGCTACAGGAGGATACTGAtg GGGAGCACTCTGAGGAAGAGGAAGATGTACGAGGAGTTTCTGAGCAAGGTGTCCATTCTGG AATCCCTGGATAAATGGGAGAGGTTAACGGTGGCCGACGCCCTGGAGACGGTGCAGTTCGAGGACGGGCAGAAGATCGTCGTCCAAGGCCAACCCGGAGACGAGTTCTTTATCATCCTCGAG GGATCTGCTGCGGTGCTTCAGAGACGCTCAGAGAACGAGGAGTTTGTGGAAGTGGGCAGACTCGGCTCTTCTGATTACTTCG GCGAGATCGCGCTGCTGATGAACCGTCCTCGCGCCGCCACTGTGGTCGCTCGCAGTCCTCTGAAGTGCGTGAAACTGGACCGTCCCCGGTTTGAGCGTGTGCTCGGGCCCTGCTCCGACATCCTGAAGAGGAACATCCAGCAGTACAACAGCTTCGTCTCGCTCTCCGtttga